In Zhaonella formicivorans, one DNA window encodes the following:
- the gcvPB gene encoding aminomethyl-transferring glycine dehydrogenase subunit GcvPB, translating to MKEKLIFELSSPGRRGYSLPAVDVPEQEVSALIPQEYLRTEAPELPEVSEVDVVRHFTRLSQQNFGVDTGFYPLGSCTMKYNPKVNEEMARLSGFSRIHPYQPEETVQGALQMMYELAGYLAEVTGMAKVTLQPAAGAHGELTGLKIIKAYHQHRGDTKRTKVIVPDSSHGTNPATAAVAGFKIVEIKSNADGDVDLEALKQAVNEETAALMLTNPSTLGMFETNIEAIAKIVHDAGGLLYYDGANTNAIMGYARPGDMGFDVVHLNLHKTFSTPHGGGGPGAGPVGVKEFLTQYLPKPTVEYNADEDKYYLNYDLPYSIGRMKAFYGNFGVLVKAYTYIRALGAEGLKEATENAVLNANYLKKLVAQYYYSPFDRHCKHEFIVTPKNLKEYGVHTLDIAKRLLDYGFHPPTIYFPLIVEEAMMFEPTETESKETLDGFAEAMAKIAQECKENPELVRTAPHSTVVGRLDEVRAARQPDLRWKKAK from the coding sequence GTGAAAGAGAAACTGATTTTTGAGCTTTCTTCGCCGGGACGTAGAGGCTATTCCCTGCCGGCGGTTGATGTGCCTGAACAAGAAGTTTCGGCCCTTATCCCCCAGGAGTATTTGAGAACGGAAGCACCGGAACTCCCTGAAGTCAGTGAAGTGGATGTGGTGCGTCACTTTACCAGGCTGTCGCAGCAAAATTTCGGTGTGGATACAGGGTTTTACCCTTTAGGTTCCTGCACTATGAAATACAATCCCAAAGTCAATGAAGAGATGGCCAGACTCTCCGGTTTCAGCAGGATTCACCCCTACCAGCCGGAAGAGACTGTTCAAGGGGCTTTGCAGATGATGTACGAGCTGGCCGGTTACCTGGCGGAAGTCACCGGGATGGCTAAAGTGACTTTGCAGCCGGCAGCAGGTGCCCATGGGGAATTGACGGGCCTGAAGATCATTAAGGCTTACCACCAGCACCGTGGCGATACTAAAAGGACAAAAGTGATTGTCCCCGACTCTTCCCATGGTACAAACCCAGCAACAGCTGCAGTAGCAGGTTTTAAAATCGTGGAAATAAAGTCTAATGCCGATGGCGATGTGGACCTGGAGGCTTTAAAACAGGCTGTCAACGAAGAAACTGCGGCCTTGATGCTTACTAACCCCAGTACATTGGGAATGTTTGAAACCAATATTGAAGCGATTGCCAAAATTGTGCACGATGCCGGCGGACTTTTGTACTACGATGGTGCCAATACCAATGCTATTATGGGCTATGCTCGTCCCGGCGATATGGGCTTTGACGTGGTCCACCTGAATTTGCACAAAACCTTCTCTACACCGCACGGCGGAGGCGGACCGGGAGCAGGTCCGGTAGGTGTCAAGGAATTCTTGACCCAGTATCTCCCGAAACCAACTGTGGAGTATAATGCAGATGAAGATAAGTACTATTTAAACTATGATCTGCCTTATTCCATCGGACGGATGAAAGCTTTCTACGGCAACTTCGGGGTGCTGGTAAAAGCTTATACCTATATCCGGGCTCTGGGAGCGGAAGGTTTAAAAGAAGCAACGGAAAACGCCGTGCTTAACGCCAATTATCTGAAAAAGCTGGTGGCGCAATATTATTATTCGCCTTTTGACAGGCACTGCAAACACGAGTTTATTGTAACTCCCAAGAACCTGAAGGAGTATGGCGTTCATACTCTGGATATTGCCAAGCGTTTGCTTGATTATGGCTTCCATCCTCCCACCATCTACTTCCCGCTAATTGTGGAGGAAGCTATGATGTTTGAACCAACTGAAACCGAGAGCAAGGAAACTTTGGATGGTTTTGCGGAAGCGATGGCTAAAATTGCCCAGGAGTGCAAAGAAAATCCAGAATTGGTACGGACTGCTCCCCACAGCACCGTAGTGGGCAGGTTGGACGAAGTCAGGGCTGCCCGCCAGCCGGACCTGCGCTGGAAGAAAGCCAAATGA
- a CDS encoding lipoate--protein ligase family protein — translation MQQWRLIDTGYAGGFRNMAVDEAILLEHAAGNVPPTLRFYAWQPPTVTIGYFQDMKREIDVEACQKAGFHYVRRLTGGRAILHDVELTYSIVAREDNPVVSGTVLESYLKISRGIVAGLAKLGIQAEIASHVKKEKGTAACFDSPSWYEIVFEGRKLVGSAQTRKHGVILQHGSIPLSLDAEKLFSVLKFSNEGLRAKLAEKFKSQACAVNEVLGREVTYSQAVEAFTTGFAQGLGVSLEQQNLTPAEQELAQKLEREKYNTEAWNFKR, via the coding sequence ATGCAACAGTGGAGACTTATCGACACAGGATATGCCGGTGGTTTCAGGAACATGGCGGTGGATGAAGCTATCCTCCTGGAACATGCCGCGGGGAATGTACCGCCCACCTTGCGTTTTTATGCCTGGCAGCCGCCTACGGTTACCATAGGCTATTTCCAGGACATGAAACGGGAAATTGATGTGGAAGCCTGCCAAAAAGCAGGCTTCCATTACGTCAGAAGGCTTACCGGTGGGCGGGCCATCCTGCATGACGTGGAATTAACCTACAGCATTGTGGCCAGGGAAGATAATCCGGTGGTTTCCGGCACTGTGTTAGAATCCTATTTGAAGATCAGCCGGGGGATTGTTGCCGGCCTTGCTAAGCTGGGTATACAAGCCGAGATTGCTTCCCATGTGAAGAAGGAGAAAGGAACAGCGGCCTGTTTTGATTCCCCCTCGTGGTACGAAATTGTCTTTGAAGGGCGTAAATTGGTCGGCAGCGCCCAGACCAGAAAGCACGGTGTTATTCTCCAGCATGGTTCTATTCCATTGAGTTTGGATGCGGAAAAGTTATTTTCTGTGTTAAAATTTTCCAATGAAGGCCTTAGGGCTAAACTGGCAGAAAAGTTTAAGTCCCAGGCTTGTGCAGTCAATGAGGTTTTAGGCAGAGAGGTCACTTACAGCCAGGCAGTGGAAGCTTTTACCACGGGCTTTGCCCAAGGTTTGGGTGTTAGCTTGGAACAGCAAAACTTAACGCCGGCAGAACAGGAACTGGCCCAAAAGTTGGAACGGGAAAAATATAATACGGAAGCCTGGAATTTTAAAAGGTAG
- a CDS encoding DUF2179 domain-containing protein has protein sequence MMMILIILGIQIIYVSFFTVRMIFTLKGQRTLASMISAVEVFIYMTGLSLVLKNLDDPKNLAAYCVGYAIGVLVGSKIEEWVALGYVTVQIITGQEDSQLAEMLREQGYGVTSWLAEGRDGARLVLEVLTKRKFEPHLFKLVDSISEKAFIISHEPRNFRGGFWVKTLKQ, from the coding sequence ATGATGATGATCTTAATTATTTTGGGAATCCAAATAATCTATGTATCTTTTTTCACGGTGCGCATGATATTTACTTTAAAAGGGCAAAGAACTCTGGCTTCCATGATTAGCGCCGTAGAAGTTTTCATCTATATGACCGGCTTATCCCTAGTGTTAAAAAATCTCGATGACCCCAAAAATTTGGCAGCATACTGCGTTGGTTACGCCATAGGTGTCCTGGTAGGCAGTAAAATTGAGGAATGGGTAGCACTGGGCTACGTGACGGTCCAAATAATAACCGGGCAAGAGGACAGCCAGTTAGCGGAGATGCTGCGCGAGCAAGGATACGGAGTGACCAGCTGGCTGGCTGAAGGGAGAGACGGAGCCAGGCTGGTCTTGGAGGTGCTCACCAAACGCAAGTTTGAGCCCCACCTTTTTAAATTGGTGGATTCCATCAGCGAAAAGGCTTTTATCATCTCCCACGAGCCCAGAAATTTCCGGGGAGGCTTCTGGGTGAAGACGTTGAAGCAATAG